Below is a window of Candidatus Neomarinimicrobiota bacterium DNA.
CAACCCCCTTGCGGTAGGGCATACCCAAGTATAGAAAGCCCCCCAGGACCTGACCTGCGGCGAGGATTACAGGGCGTGGCAGGCGATTCAGGAGCCAGGCAAGGGCACCAAGCGTGCGGTTGATCAACGGCGGTAGAGCTTCTTTCTATTGGGACAGGGATTGACCTCATAAGTTACTCTTGCCGCCGAGGGCATCCGAAACGGTTTTTCCGACGGAAAGCGGTTGACTTTACCGGGGATGGCATCTAATATTATCTCGAATGCGAGCGCTCCTGTTCATGTTGGCTGTCACAAGTCTTTCCGCCGCTGATGACGCCGGGGTAGTTTACAGGGTACCTATTGCCGGCACCATCGACATGGGGTTGCCGCCGTTCATCGAGCGGGTAATCGAGCAGGCCGAGGAGGAACGCCCCGATTTGATCGTCTTTGACATCGACACCTTTGGTGGCCGAGTGGATGGGGCGACCCGCATCAAGGACGCCATCATGTCCTCCACTGTCCCCACGGTGGCCTTTATTAACCGGCGGGCCATTTCAGCCGGTGCCCTTATTTCACTCTCCTGCGAAAAAATAATCATGACCAACGGCGCCACGATTGGAGCGGCAACCGCAGTGGATCTGGAAGGTAAGAAGGCCAGCGAGAAAGTCATTTCCTATTTTCGGGAGGAGATGTCGGCGACCGCCGAGGCCCGTGGCCGGCCCCGGGAAATCGCCGCGGCCATGGTGGACGAGGATCTGGAAGTGCCCTATGTCATCATCGGGGGCGACACGGTGCGCCTCACCGATGTGGAGGGCAGCAAGGCGGGCAAGCTCATCACCCTGTCATCGGAAAAAGCCCGGCGTCTGGGCATCGCGGACGATGTGCAGGAAACCTTTGCGGACCTGCTCGAATCGATGGAGTTAGGGGACGCGCGCGTCGTGGTTTTTGCCCCGAATTGGTCGGAGACCGTGGTGCGGTTCCTCACACAACCTGTAGTGAGCAGTCTACTAATGAGCATCGGCTTCCTGGGATTGCTGTTCGAGATCAGGACGCCGGGATTTGGTGTGGGCGGGATTATAGGCACCATCGCGCTGGCGCTGTTTTTCAGCACCAGTTTCATTGCCCAGCTGGCCGACTTCACCGAGGTGCTCATTTTCCTGGCCGGGCTTACCCTACTGGTTCTGGAAGTTATGGTCATCCCGGGGGTGGGACTGGCCGGTATTGGCGGGGTCGGCCTCATGCTGTGGGGCATGTACAATATGCTGCTGAGCGAGTATCCGTCACCCGATCAGATCCGGCAGGCCTTCATCGGGTTGAATATTGGATTGCTGGCCGGTATCATCGGGTTTATCCTACTCCTGCGAGCGTTTATCACCAGCAAGTATTTCAAGCGTAACGTACCCATCACGGCCGAGGAGTACAGCGTGGCCATCAACGTTGACGACCTGCCGGGGCAGCAGGGGGTGACTCTTACCGAATGCATGCCCACCGGGAAGGCAGAAGTCGGTGCCCGGCAAGTGAACGTGATATCCCGGGGTGAGTACATCCCCAAAGGGGCCGCCGTGGAAGTAATTTCGGTGGAGGGCAACACGGCCCTTATTCGCGCAGTTTAGCAACCAGGAGTATCAGCAATATGGATGGCCTCGTATTTATTCTCCCCATTATCATACTGTTTTTTGTACTGTTTATCTACCTGGTACCGGTGGGCCTGTGGGTTCAGGCGCTAGTCACTATTGGCTGGGGGCAAGTGTCACTGATCAAATTGGTGGTGATGCGCATCCGGCGCATACCCCCGCGGCAGGTGGTGGATGGCATTATCAATCTGCATCGGGCGGGGCTGAGTTCGATCAGCTCCGAGGACCTGGAGACCCATGTATTGGCAGGGGGCTCCCTCTCGCGTGTCGTGAACGCCATGATCGCCGCCGACAAAGCCAACATCCCGCTGGAATTCGCCACGGCCACGGCCATTGACCTGGCGGGGCGGGACGTACAGGAGGCGGTGCAGACCAGCGTCTATCCGAAAGTGATCGACGTCCCGGTGACAGGCACCATCCGCGCCGTTGCCAAGGACGGCATTCAGCTGAAGGTTCGTGCACGTGTAACGGTGCGTACCAACATAGAGCAGCTGGTGGGCGGCGCTACGGAGGAAACCGTGATTGCCCGGGTGGGGGAAGGCATCGTCAGTGCCATCGGCTCGGCAGAAAACTACAAAGCCGTGCTGGAAAACCCGGACACGATATCGAAGGCGGTACTGGATCGCAGT
It encodes the following:
- a CDS encoding nodulation protein NfeD, whose amino-acid sequence is MRALLFMLAVTSLSAADDAGVVYRVPIAGTIDMGLPPFIERVIEQAEEERPDLIVFDIDTFGGRVDGATRIKDAIMSSTVPTVAFINRRAISAGALISLSCEKIIMTNGATIGAATAVDLEGKKASEKVISYFREEMSATAEARGRPREIAAAMVDEDLEVPYVIIGGDTVRLTDVEGSKAGKLITLSSEKARRLGIADDVQETFADLLESMELGDARVVVFAPNWSETVVRFLTQPVVSSLLMSIGFLGLLFEIRTPGFGVGGIIGTIALALFFSTSFIAQLADFTEVLIFLAGLTLLVLEVMVIPGVGLAGIGGVGLMLWGMYNMLLSEYPSPDQIRQAFIGLNIGLLAGIIGFILLLRAFITSKYFKRNVPITAEEYSVAINVDDLPGQQGVTLTECMPTGKAEVGARQVNVISRGEYIPKGAAVEVISVEGNTALIRAV
- the floA gene encoding flotillin-like protein FloA (flotillin-like protein involved in membrane lipid rafts), with the translated sequence MDGLVFILPIIILFFVLFIYLVPVGLWVQALVTIGWGQVSLIKLVVMRIRRIPPRQVVDGIINLHRAGLSSISSEDLETHVLAGGSLSRVVNAMIAADKANIPLEFATATAIDLAGRDVQEAVQTSVYPKVIDVPVTGTIRAVAKDGIQLKVRARVTVRTNIEQLVGGATEETVIARVGEGIVSAIGSAENYKAVLENPDTISKAVLDRSLDAGTAFAILSIDIADVDVDKNVGADLQTEQAEADLKVAQARAETRRAMAVAAEQEFVAKVEEMRAKVVEAEAEVPKAMAQAFREGNLGVMGYANMRNIQGETGMRKSISEPGSGGKTAPGKKPAPGTKPPEGKK